A part of Ammoniphilus oxalaticus genomic DNA contains:
- a CDS encoding response regulator, with protein MESTISIVIVDDHQLFREGIKRILEMEPTFEVIGIGSNGEEACQLAETLKPDVFLMDINMPIMNGVEATERIKAIAPDSKVIILSIHDDANYVHEVIASGASGYLLKEMESDALIEAIQVVAGGAAYIHPKVTGKLITEYRRLSTLQEGSEVAHVEVGSDETGDSPFTALTPREREVLQLMAEGRSNKAIGDSLYISEKTVKNHVSSILQKLVVQDRTQAVVISIKNGWVKIS; from the coding sequence ATGGAAAGCACAATTTCAATTGTCATTGTCGATGATCATCAACTTTTTCGCGAAGGCATCAAACGCATTTTAGAAATGGAACCCACTTTTGAAGTTATCGGAATCGGGTCCAATGGCGAGGAAGCGTGTCAACTAGCGGAAACGTTAAAGCCGGATGTGTTTTTAATGGACATTAACATGCCTATTATGAATGGCGTCGAAGCGACTGAGCGCATTAAAGCGATTGCGCCAGACAGTAAAGTGATCATTCTATCGATACACGATGATGCAAACTACGTTCATGAAGTTATTGCGTCAGGAGCTTCTGGTTATTTGTTAAAAGAGATGGAATCAGACGCGTTAATCGAGGCAATTCAAGTTGTCGCGGGTGGAGCGGCGTATATTCATCCAAAGGTGACGGGAAAGCTGATTACCGAATACCGACGCTTAAGCACGTTGCAAGAAGGGTCTGAAGTAGCTCATGTGGAGGTTGGGAGCGATGAGACGGGAGACAGCCCGTTCACTGCCTTAACCCCGCGGGAAAGAGAAGTATTGCAGCTGATGGCGGAAGGTCGCAGCAACAAAGCGATTGGCGATTCCTTATACATTAGTGAAAAGACCGTTAAAAATCACGTTTCAAGCATTTTGCAAAAGCTCGTTGTGCAAGACCGCACACAAGCAGTTGTTATTTCCATCAAAAATGGCTGGGTAAAAATCAGCTAA